In a genomic window of Micromonospora cremea:
- a CDS encoding ubiquinol-cytochrome c reductase iron-sulfur subunit, with protein MSTHTEHQAQQGREPLDVNTPGLTRFDIVREGARRDDIEIVHYEPQVQPGTKAERRLTRVVAGFFLITGLAATAFLAIYIWWPWQYEPGRGGDKFYTPLLGATLGIALLAVGFGILTWGKKLLPKEVSIQDRHEGAVDADGRTITGQTMLYMADELGVKRRPLLGISLLAGLVPVGAVVAAPLVGGLISQPHKNNQMFTTGFAPAEGGQKIRLVREDGRPVRPADISAGGQLTVFPGIEHGVSNRHADSPTLLIHLRDADAQKSREANSRPDVGHGDYMWGNYAAFSKVCTHAGCPASLFEQQTNRLLCPCHQSQFLITDNARPVFGPASRRLPQLPIEVDSEGFFVAKSDYTETVGPDFWERP; from the coding sequence ATGAGCACCCACACCGAGCACCAGGCCCAGCAGGGCCGGGAGCCGCTCGACGTGAACACCCCCGGGCTGACCCGGTTCGACATCGTGCGCGAAGGCGCGCGCCGGGACGACATCGAGATCGTCCACTACGAGCCGCAGGTGCAGCCCGGCACCAAGGCCGAGCGCCGCCTGACCCGGGTGGTGGCCGGGTTCTTCCTGATCACCGGCCTGGCGGCGACCGCCTTCCTGGCCATCTACATCTGGTGGCCGTGGCAGTACGAGCCGGGCCGCGGCGGTGACAAGTTCTACACCCCGCTGCTGGGCGCCACCCTCGGCATCGCCCTGCTCGCCGTCGGTTTCGGCATCCTGACCTGGGGCAAGAAGCTGCTGCCCAAGGAGGTCTCGATCCAGGACCGGCACGAGGGCGCGGTGGACGCGGACGGCCGCACCATCACCGGTCAGACCATGCTCTACATGGCCGACGAGCTGGGCGTGAAGCGTCGCCCGCTGCTCGGCATCTCGCTGCTGGCCGGTCTCGTGCCGGTCGGGGCGGTGGTCGCGGCGCCCCTGGTCGGCGGCCTGATCTCCCAGCCGCACAAGAACAACCAGATGTTCACCACCGGGTTCGCCCCGGCGGAGGGCGGGCAGAAGATCCGGCTGGTCCGTGAGGACGGCCGGCCGGTCCGCCCGGCGGACATCAGCGCCGGCGGTCAGCTGACGGTCTTCCCGGGCATCGAGCACGGTGTGAGCAACCGGCACGCCGATTCGCCGACGCTGCTGATCCACCTGCGCGATGCGGATGCCCAGAAGTCCCGGGAAGCCAACTCGCGGCCGGACGTCGGCCACGGCGACTACATGTGGGGCAACTACGCGGCCTTCTCCAAGGTCTGCACGCACGCCGGTTGCCCGGCAAGCCTGTTCGAGCAGCAGACCAACCGGCTGCTCTGCCCGTGCCACCAGTCCCAGTTCCTGATCACCGACAACGCCCGGCCCGTCTTCGGCCCCGCCAGCCGGCGGCTGCCGCAGCTGCCGATCGAGGTGGACTCCGAGGGCTTCTTCGTGGCGAAGTCCGACTACACCGAGACCGTCGGGCCTGATTTCTGGGAGCGGCCATGA
- a CDS encoding cytochrome c, which translates to MTSDNDRRRGLLARLRERPAARSRGRRRLGAAVRLFAALMLAGGAYTVFAPGAQAQDNPPLTGAAAEGKALFDVSCVTCHGRNAQGVEGRGPSLIGVGAASVEFQVSSGRMPLARQEAQAHRKPPLFTDEQTRQLAQYIQELGGGPIVPEGDNLREDGNIASGGELFRINCSQCHAFGGGGGALSSGKFAPSLHPATDRQIYAAMLSGPQNMPVFGDNQLRPEQKADIIAYIQETLKHDQDPGGFNLGRYGPSTEGLAIFLVGIVALVFASLWIAGKS; encoded by the coding sequence ATGACTTCTGACAACGACCGCCGACGCGGTCTGCTCGCGCGGCTGCGCGAGCGGCCCGCCGCGCGCAGCAGGGGCCGCCGCCGGCTGGGCGCCGCGGTCCGGCTGTTCGCCGCGCTGATGCTCGCCGGCGGCGCCTACACCGTCTTCGCCCCCGGTGCGCAGGCGCAGGACAACCCGCCGCTGACCGGCGCCGCCGCCGAGGGCAAGGCGCTGTTCGACGTGAGCTGTGTCACCTGCCACGGACGCAATGCCCAGGGCGTCGAGGGCCGCGGACCGAGCCTGATCGGCGTCGGCGCGGCCTCGGTCGAGTTCCAGGTCAGCAGCGGCCGCATGCCGCTGGCCCGCCAGGAGGCCCAGGCGCACCGCAAGCCCCCGCTCTTCACCGACGAGCAGACCCGCCAGCTGGCCCAGTACATCCAGGAGCTCGGCGGCGGCCCGATCGTGCCGGAGGGCGACAACCTCCGCGAGGACGGCAACATCGCTTCCGGCGGTGAGCTGTTCCGGATCAACTGCTCGCAGTGCCACGCCTTCGGCGGCGGTGGCGGCGCGCTCTCCTCGGGCAAGTTCGCCCCGAGTCTGCACCCGGCGACCGACCGGCAGATCTACGCGGCGATGCTGAGCGGCCCGCAGAACATGCCGGTGTTCGGTGACAACCAGCTCCGGCCGGAGCAGAAGGCCGACATCATCGCGTACATCCAGGAGACCCTGAAGCACGACCAGGACCCGGGCGGGTTCAACCTCGGCCGGTACGGGCCGTCCACCGAGGGCCTGGCGATCTTCCTGGTTGGCATCGTGGCGCTCGTCTTCGCTAGCCTGTGGATTGCGGGTAAGTCGTGA
- a CDS encoding cytochrome c oxidase subunit 3, with amino-acid sequence MTAAPAIDKSRIHSLTRPNMVSVGTIVWLSSELMFFAALFAMYFSIRAAAPEQWEKHTEHLNIPYATTFTVILVLSSVTCQLGVFAAEKGDVHALRRWFTITFVMGLIFVLGQVNEYRTLVHEGVKINEDGYGSMFYLTTGFHGLHVTGGLIAFIIFMVRTTMGRFTPAQATSAIVVSYYWHFVDVVWIGLYAMIYWLQ; translated from the coding sequence GTGACTGCGGCCCCAGCCATTGACAAGAGCCGGATCCACTCTCTGACCCGACCGAACATGGTCAGCGTCGGGACGATCGTGTGGCTCTCCAGCGAACTCATGTTCTTCGCGGCGTTGTTCGCGATGTACTTCTCGATCCGTGCGGCTGCGCCGGAGCAGTGGGAGAAGCACACCGAGCACCTGAACATTCCGTACGCGACCACCTTCACCGTGATCCTGGTGCTCTCGTCGGTGACGTGCCAGCTCGGCGTCTTCGCGGCGGAGAAGGGTGATGTGCACGCGCTGCGGCGCTGGTTCACCATCACCTTCGTGATGGGCCTGATCTTCGTGCTCGGTCAGGTGAACGAGTACCGCACGCTGGTGCACGAGGGCGTCAAGATCAACGAAGACGGCTACGGCTCGATGTTCTACCTGACCACCGGCTTCCACGGCCTGCACGTGACCGGCGGCCTGATCGCCTTCATCATCTTCATGGTCCGTACCACCATGGGCCGGTTCACCCCGGCGCAGGCGACCTCGGCGATCGTCGTGTCGTACTACTGGCACTTCGTCGACGTCGTGTGGATCGGGCTGTACGCCATGATCTACTGGCTTCAGTGA